In Thermococcus sp., the genomic window CCATCATCCTCTCCGGACTCGGCCCCCGAAGGAGCTTCTCAAGTGCCTCCCTTCCCCAGAGCTCTATGGCCTTCACAACGTCACCGTCCAGAACTTCTCTCGTTGATAGCCTTCCAAGAGGAACCACGAGAACCCGGTAGTCCTCGAAGAACAGGTTGTCGACAACCCCGATTCCCGGACCGCCGGCCTTAACGCGAACCTCCATCCCTCCGGCCATCTGAGCCACGACGTCCCCGAGACCGCCCCTGTTGATGACCTCATACTTGTGCGCTATCTGAGCCGCTTTGAGCCATGTCCCACCGAAGGTGTAGCTCAAAGCCAGAGCCGTGCCCAGGGCGCCGCCGGCACTGTTACCGAAGCCGTATCCATTTGGGAAGTCGAAGTACTGCCAGATTTCAACCTCCCCATGGAAATCCCGGGGAACGAGTTCATCCGCGACGGAATAGCTTATGATCGCCCGTTTCTTCTCAACAGGCTCACCGTTGAAGGCGATGTGAATGTGCCTCTCAAGGGAGCCCTCCTCCACGCTCGCGAAGACGTTGACGCCCTTGTCGATGTTCACGCCCGCCCCGAGGGAGCCGGCTTTGAGCGGGTCATCGTGAAACATCGGGACGAAGAACGCCGTTATATGCGCTGGGACAAAAGCCCTAACGAGCACTCTCTCACCTCCGAGAAGAGGTTGAACGTTTGCCTTTTAAAAGTGGCGAGAAAAGAAAAAGGAAAGACTCATTCCTCTACCACGTACACGGGAACCTTTCCGTGCGGTATGCCGTACTTCTTGCCGTACCACTCACTGAGGAAGTACCAGGCCCCGATGAGGAGCACGAAGCCAAGTGGCAGGAGGATCCACCAGCTGTGGACTCCGAGTCCGAAGAGGAGGTAGAGGATTATGCCGACGCCCGAGGCGGTCATTGCGTAGGGAACCTGGGTCGTGACGTGGTCTATGTGGTCGGAACCGCTGAACATCGAGCTCATGATTGTCGTATCACTGATCGGGGAGCAGTGGTCGCCGAAGATACCGCCGGCGAAGACGGCACCGATTGCCGCGAAGACCTCCGGGCCAACGTAGCCTGTAACGCCGTAGGCGAGGGGTATCGCTATCGGCAGCATGATGCTGAAGGTTCCCCAGCTCGTTCCGGTCGTGAATGAGATGAACATCGAGATGAGGAACACTATCAGCGGCACCCAGCTCCCGGTGACGCCGGCGCTCTTGGCGAGGTCGACGATGTAGGGGGCGGTTCCAACTGCGTCTGTCGCGCTCTTGATGCTCCACGCGAGCAGCAGGATGGTGTTGGCTATGACCATCTGCTTCATGCCGCGGACTATGGCGTCCTCGGCTTCCTCAATCGTCATCTGCTTGGTGGCGAGCACGAGGAAGAAGGCCACGACGACCATCGCGAAGCTTCCCCAGAGGAGCGCCAGTGCAGAGTCGGAGTTCCCGAGGACTCCCATCAGTCCATCGGTGGCGTAGACCTCGCCCCCACCGCCGGTGTACCACATACCGTAGAGGGTGACGAAGATCAGCGTCAGTATGGGCCATATGAAGATGTGGACGCTTCCCCCCTCCTTGGGCATGCCGAGATCAACCTCGGTGGTCATTAGCGGCTTCGCACCGTCACGCAGGACTTTGCCCTCCGTCCTGGCGCGCATCTCGGCCTGGAGCATGGCACCATAGTGCCTGTGGGTGAGCGCCACGATGAAGACGAGTATTATCGCCAGTATCGAGTAGAACCTGAAGGGAACGCTGTGGGCCCACGCACCGTAGGCGCCCCCAACAGACGCCAGGTCAACGTTCAGCTTGCTGAAGGCGTCCCCTATCAGGCCGACCTCGTAGCCTATCCAGGTCGAGACTATCGCCAAACCCGCGACCGGTGCAGCCGTTGAATCGTCGATGTATGCAAGCATCTCACGCGAGACCCTCGTCCTGTCGGTGATGGGCCTCATGGTGTTACCGACGATGATGGTGTTGGTGTAGTCGTCGAAGAATATGAGCACACCGAGGAGCCATCCCATCAGAGAGGCGCCGCGGCTGCTTTTAACCCTGCTCGCGAGGGCGCGGCCTATCGCATACGCACCGCCGGACTTATAGATCAGCCCGACGCCGGCTCCAATGAGGAAGTCGAACAGCAGTATCTTGACGTTCCAGTCGTCGGTGGCGTTCGCCACTATCCAGTCAAGGGTCTGCGTGGTTCCGGTCACTGGGTTCCAGCCGGAGATCATGACGCCCCCAATCCAGACACCGGCGAACAGCGCTAGGATAACCCTCTTCGTCCATATCGCCAGTATAATAGCCACCAGGGGTGGCAGCAGAGACAGTATTCCGAAATCCGACACGGTTTCACCCCCACCTAAATATCATGCCTTGAATTCTTGGATGGGATATAAGCTTTCCTGAAGACTTTTTGACATAATGACATATTTTCGAAAATTTCATGGCTCCTTTCCATACATTTGAACCGAATTTCCTGCGTTCTGGTGAATACTGGTGTACCCCTGCATTAATGCATACTCTCAAGTACAATAATGCGCACCAATTCCATAAAAATCTTTCCCAGAAAAAGCTTCAGAAAAGAGTGTTTTGGGCTTAAAAAACGCTAAGTAGGGACGACTTACTCGGAAGAGTAATTGAAAAGTGGGAGTAATTTCATGGAGAGCCTCTGATGAGCTCCTTCAGTTTCAGGAAATCCTTCCGCAGTTCCTCCTTCAGCGGGGGACGGTATAGGGCCACCGCCGGGTGGTACATCGGCATTATGACGAATTTCCCGAAAAGGGTGTTTGCCTCGAAAGTTTTCCCGTGTATCTTGCTTATCGGTTCGGCTTCGAAGCCGAACTTTTCGAGGATGTAGCGCATCGAGTGCCTGCCGAGGGGCACTATCACCTTGGGCCGGATTATGTCTATCTGCCTGTCGAGGTACGGGGAGCAGGCCTTGATTTCATCATCGGTGGGGTCGCGGTTTTCGGGGGGGCGGCACTTCACTATGTTGGTGATGTAGACCTCGTCCCGGGTAAGCCCTATCTCAGCCAATAGCTCGTCGAGAACTTTACCCGCCCTGCCGACGAAGGGAAGGCCCTTCTGATCTTCCCAGTACCCCGGTGCCTCTCCGACGAACATTATTTCAGCACCGTAACTTCCGGAACCAGGAACGGCGTTCGTTCTGAGCTTCCCGAGGGGGCACCTCTGGCACGCCTTAATCCGCTCCTCAAGCTTTCTCATCGCCTCTTCCCTGCCCATGGGAACACCTCATTTCCTGAGTCCGAGAGTCTTCTGGGCGAGGTAGGCCTTGAGGAACTCGACCCAGGCGGTGTAGTAGCCCTTCTCGTATTCGTCTCTGAACTCGTGTTCGAGTATTCCCTGGAAGTGCTCAAGGAGCTTCTCTGCCTTTTCCCGGTCGTGCTCGTTTATCAGCTGGACTATAAGCGCGTCGGTGTCGTTGTCCTTCAGGGCGCTCATGAATCCGTTTATGGCCTTTCCGTAGCCCCTGCCCCACTCGTCGGAGCCGGCCATCTTCTGGAGCTTCTCCAGGTGCGCCTTCGCCTTTGTGAAGTCCCTCCTCAGCAGAGCACGGAGGAACATTTCCATCCTCATTTCTCTCGCTGGCATCTCACCACCGGACTAAGTTTGAGGGCCTGCTTTTAACCTTACCCCTCTACCCAAGTATGGGGCATAGATATGCAGGAAAATCTTCATATTTACGCAAAAGTTTTTATACCAGATGATTGGATAAATGACCAAAGGCGAAAGTTGAAGAGGTGAGTAGCATGGCAGAGAGCGTTGGTGAAGTGCCCAGCGGTGAGAAAGAATTCGACCAGCTAACGAGGAGGATCAGGGACATAGTCGAGTTCCCGGAGATCAGCGAGGAGGAGTTCGAGGAGATGCTCAGGAAGGCCAGCAGGGCCTACGGTGCACCGCTGCCGCACAGAACGTATTCCCTCTGCCCGGAGACCAGAAGGGTTGTCCCCGCACTCGTCTGGGAGAAGGACGGCAAGGTATGGATAACGAAGCGCTGTCCGGAAGGTATGATAACCGATGTCTATTATGAGGACGTTGAGCAGTATTACAGGTTCCAGAAGTGGAAGTTCGATTTCAAGCTCATGAGCGCCAACGTTGACGCCTCGGGCGTCAACTGTCCCCTCGACTGCGGCCTCTGTGCGAGGCACCGCTCCCACACCAGCCTTCTCAACATCGTTCTCACCAACCGCTGCAACCTGAGCTGCTGGTACTGCTTCTTCTACGCCAAGGAGGGCCAGCCGATATACGAACCCACCCTCGAGCAGATACGCATGATGCTCCGCAACGCCAAGAAGGAGCATCCGATAGGTGCCAACGCCGTCCAGCTCACCGGAGGCGAGCCCACCCTCAGGGATGACCTCATAGAGGTAATCAGAATCGCCAAGGAGGAGGGCTACGACCACGTCCAGCTCAACACCGATGGAATAAAGCTCGCTTTCGAGCCGGAACTGGTCAAAGAGATACGCAGGGCAGGGGTCAACGTACTGTACCTCAGCTACGATGGAATGAGCCCCCAGACCAACTGGAAGAACCACTGGGAGATTCCGCTCATCTTTGAGAACGTCAGGAAGGCCAACGGGCCGGGCATAGTCCTCGTGCCGACCACCATAAGGAACGTCAACGACCACGAGCTCGGGGCAATAATAAACTTCGGCCTCAACCACCTGGACATCGTCAGGGGCGTCAACTTCCAGCCGATTTCCCTCGTCGGAAGGGTCCCCAAGAAGGAGCGCCAGCGCTTCAGAATAACGATCCCCGGGGCCATAAAGCGCATAGAGGAGCAGACTCACGGTGCAATAGCCAGGGAGGACTGGTACCCGATCCCGATAGCCGGCCACATAGCCAAGTTCTTTGAGGCATTTTCAGGAAGCAAGTACTACATGACCAGCCACTACGGCTGCGGCGCGGCGACCTACGTCTTCCTCGACAGGGAAAACAAGAGGGTCGTTCCGATAGGAAGGTTCCTCGACGTCGAGGGGTTTGTTGAGTACCTGGAGAGCAAGGCGGAGGAGATAGAGCACTGGAAGAGCATGGGCAGGCTCCACAAGCTCAAACTTGGTGCCGAGATATTCATGAAGTTCAAGAGCTTCTACGACGAGAAGTACGCCCCGGAGGGGCTCGGAGTCCTCGACCTCATAAAGAACGCCTTCGTTCACGGCAACTACGACGCCCTTGGAAAGTTCCACATAAACTCCCTCTTCCTTGGAATGATGCACTTCATGGACGAGTACAACTACGACGTTGAGAGGGTTGAGCGCTGCGTCATCCACTACGCAATGCCGGACGGAAGGATAGTGCCCTTCTGTACCTTCAACGTGATCCCTGAGCTCTACAGGGACAAGGTTCAGGCCCAGTTCAGCTACACCTGGGAGGAGTGGAAGGCCATGCACCCAGACTGGGAGTACCAGAAGGACAAGTACATCAGGACGAAGGAGTTCGTTGAGCGGATGAAGAACAGCGAGCTCTACAGGAAGACCTACATCGACATCGAGGACTACCTTGGGGTCATGGAAAGCGGGAAGTGAGGTGGTCGAAATGAGCGTCAGTCCGGACAAGAGGCTCACGATGCTCAGCTTCAGGTTCGGGAACATAGACTGGGAGAAGGCCACGGCAAAGCAGTACGAGCTCCTGAAGGACGAGAGGATATGGAGGGCGTTCCTCAACGGATACTCCAAGAACGGCTTCGTGATATTCGACGAGGACGCACTTCCCAGGGAGGAGCTCCTGGAGGCCCTGAAAGAGCTGGAACCGGAAATAGTCGGAGAGGAGCGCATAGCGGTGAAGGAGCTCGTGGAATCCAGCTACTCATGGAACAACATCCTGGGGAGCATGGAATCATAAAAAGAAAAGGCTCAGCGAAGCTCTATTCTTACCTTTCCTTTCATGTCCTCTTTCTCCAGCTCGAAGCTGACGATTCCGCTGAACGAGTCTAGTTCAAGGATGTTCTTGCCTGCCTTAACGTCGAAGGTCTCGGCAACGGCCTCCCCTGCGGGAAGCGAGAGGTCGTACTCATAGACGGTCAGCCTGTTGTCGCCGCTCAGGTAGAGAACCATCCTCGGCTCGCGGTAGCCGTCCAGCGGGATCCCTCCGAAGGTTCCACCGCCCATCTCCTTCGCCATGCCAGGCAGTGCCAGGGGCAGTGAGAAGCTCACCGCAGGTGGCCTCTCCTGGATTACCTTCTCGTCAAGGATGACTATGTCCCTGTTCCCGGTGTCGAAGGGCGTCGCCTCGGTTGAGCCTGTGTTCGGGGTTGTGTTGGTGGCCACGAGGAGCTTTCCGTCCATCTTCTCGATGCTCGTAACCCTCGCCCCAAAAGCCCCAACAATCTTGACCATTGGCGGGGCGATGTAGAGGAGAACGCTGGGGCCGGTTATCGTGTTGGTCGTTGCCCATGTTAGACTTCCATCCGGCCGGTAGAGGACATCGTGGTGGGCGTTGTAGGCCGTCAGTATCCCACCGCCGACGTTTACGGCGTTGACCCTGAAGGGGGCGTAGAAGGTGTAGAACTCAAAGAGGCGGAAGAACCGGAAGTCCTCGCCCATCAGCGGGTTGCCGGCTATTATCCCACCGCGGACGAAGGCAAAGGCCCTGTTGTACGCGCTCGCCAGCGGACCGTATTCTGGCCTTATATACGGTCTCCCATCGACGCTGTCCCCGGGTTTAAACGCCTCCCACTTTCCGGTTATCAGGTCGAGGGCCTTTATCTCCCTCAGCCCGGAGGTGAAGTTGCTGCCGACGCCGAAGAAGGCCGCGTCGTGGACTACCGTCCCCCTGAGGGAAGGCTCGTGGATCAGGGGCTCGGCCTTCCCGGTTCTCCTGTCAAGGGCATAGACGCCGAGGTTTGCGTGCCCGTCCTCCCTCGCGAGCAAAAGCCTGTCGCCGTACGGGTCGTAGAGTATATCGCTAACCTCTCCCGCCCAGTCCGTTTCATGGTGAATCGAGTCCTTCCAGAGGAGCCTTATTGAGTCGTTTTCCGTGTCGTAGACGTGGACGTGGGAGTACTTGTTGTGGAAGAGTATCCTCCTGTCCTCCCTGTAAACGGCAGGGGCGTGAACCCAGCCGCCGAAGTAGATGAACTCATCGACCGTCTCGACCGCGTTGTAGGTATCTCCGCCGCTCGTCGGGGGGTCGCCGAGAAGGGTGAAGTCATAGACCTTCTCCTGACCGTCCCTGACGAAGTGCGCCTCGGCCTCAAAGGCCAGCGTGAAGTAAAGCGTCCCGTTGTGGTATTTCAGCCCGAATATGCCGCCGCTGCCCCACTCCGGGCCGTACCTTGGGGGGAATCTATAGTCCCTGAGAAGCATGGTATCACCGGTAGTGCTATGTGCTCCGGTCTTATTGGCCTTTCGCCTTCGGGAGGCTTTTATACCACCTCACCCTAACTGAAAGCATGAGGCCCTACCGAGGACTGGCGATAATATTCGGCTTCTATGCACTGGGTGAGTTCACGAGCTTTGCCCTCAACCTGCCGATCCCGGGGAGCGTCCTTGGAATGCTCTACCTCCTCGCGGCCCTCCTCGGAGGTGCAGTAAAGCTCGAATGGGTTGAGGATGAGGCCGAGCTCTTCGTCAGGAACATGAGCGTCATGTTCATCCCCCCTGGGGTGGGGATAGTGACCTACCTTGGCCTCATAAGGAGCCAGGCCGTTCCCATATTCACCGCCCTGGTTCTGAGCTTCCTGATCACTCTCGTCGTAACAGCGAAGACCGTTGAGTTTCTCAGGAGGTGGAAGGAATGAACCCGCTCGGAATAACGCTCACCCTCGCTGTCTTCTACCTGTTCTCGGAGCTCCACTCCAGAAAGAGGGCGTTCTACACGAACCCGGTTCTCCTCTCCATAATCACGATAGCGGTCATCCTGAAGTGGTTCGGAATCCCCTACGGGAGCTACATGGACAGCGCGGTAATCCTCAAATTCCTCCTCGGACCGGCGGTGGTGAGCCTCGCCATCCCGGTTTACAAGGGCAGGGAGACCATAAGGGCCTACGCACGGGAGATAGGGGTTGGAATTGTCCTCGGTGGAACTGTTGCAATCCTGAGCGCGTTCTACATCACGAAGCTCCTCGGCGGAAGTGAGGAAGTCCTCCTGAGCATAGCCCCGAAGAGCGTCACCACGGCCATAGCGATCGGCATAAGTGAAAAGATAGGCGGTATTCCAGCTTTGACCGCGGTTCTCGTGATACTCACGGGGCTCCTTGGCAACGCCTTCGCCCCGGAGCTGCTCAGCCTCATTAAGGTCAGGGACAGAATAGCCAGGGGATTGGCGACTGGGGTCAGCTCCCACGGCCTCGGAACCGCGAGGATAATACTGGAGGACGAGCTCGCCGGGGCGGTCAGCGGCCTGGCCATGGCCCTAAACGGTGTCTTCACGTCCCTACTGCTTCCCTACCTAATCGAACTCCTCAAGTAGGCACTCGCTTATCCTGAGCCTGTCCTTGGCGTCGAGGAAGAGCGTGAAGTCCCGTCTCGCGAGCCTGTCCTCAACGGGCGCGTGCTCCACGAGGAAGGCTATTATCTCGGCCGTGCTGTAGGGAACCTTGATTTTCAGCTCGTCGGCCTTCCTGAAGAGCCTCTCGGGAACCGAGAAGATGTCTTCCCCCTTCCTCACTTCGACGCTTATCTTCGAGTTTATCTGCTCCCAGAGGAGGAGCGTGTTCCTAGCCTTCTCGACCTTTTCAAGGGCGCGCCTCTCAAGGATGCTTATATTGGCCCTGCTCGTTCCGAGCATCTCCGCTATCTCGCTCTGCTTAAGGCCCCTGGCTCGCAGGCGGAGGATCCTAATCTGCTGTTCGGTGAGAAAGCTCCGGTTCCCCATTTTAAACACCAGAGTTTAACACGGTGCTGAAGATTAAAAAGTTTTTCTCAAAAAGCTGGACAGAGACCGTTGAAACGCCCGGAGAGCACTAGGGACGAACCCCTCAAACCGGAGAGGACTCACAGGTCTAAAGCTCTCAGAAAAGGCTGTTAGAATTCTGGTGGTCCCGCGGCCCGGATTTGAACCGGGGACCTGCGGATCTACAGTCCGCCGCCGCTCCCAGGCTAGGCTACCGCGGGACCCTACAGGCAGCCCGTTCCATAATCCCCCGGGTAGGTTTATAAATTTTTCTCCCGAGGTAATTGGGGTGGGAACATGAAGCTCTACGAACCTGTTACACTCGCCATGCCGCTCGCGAAGGAAATTGGAGAGTTCATAAGGCGCGAGGGCAGGCTGCCAAGCGGCAACGAGCTCCGCGAGATGCTGAAAAGTTTTGGAATGGATGAGAGCTGCCTCGACCGGGGACTGGCCCTTTACAGGAGCAGGTTCCTTATAGCCCTCGCCTTTCCGAGGGAAGGGACGCTGGTGGTTGACGTCATCTCCTCAAGCGGCGAGCTCAGCGATGCGCTGGAGGTCATAGCCTACAACGACAAGAAGCTCGGGGCATTCGTCGTCGAGATTCTGCCGAGCAACGACCTCGAATACGAGGGGAACATAGGGATAGAGCCGGTAATAATAGACGAAAAAACCCTTGAACTGGAGAGCAACCCCATCCTGGGCCACTTCGAGGAGGACGAAGAGGGGCTCTTCCTCGTCATAGGCCGCGAGACCTACGAGCGCTGGAGAAACGAAGGGGACGTTCACGTCTGCCCCCTCTGCGGCGGAGAACTCGCCTGGAAGGGGGAGAGGGCCTACTGCCAGGACTGCGGTTATGGAGTGAGGGTGGTGAAAAGATGAGCAGGGCGATAAAGACCCAGCTTGTTAAATACTCCCGTCTCGCCCACGAGCGGGGATTAACGGCGGCATTTGGGGGGAACCTGAGCATCAGAAAGGGAAACCTCGTCTTCATCAAGGCCACCGGGGCAGTAATGGACGAGATGACCCGGGAACAGGTGGCGGTCGTGGACATGGACGGAAGGCAGGTCTCGGGGGTAAGACCCTCCTCGGAGTACAGGCTCCACCTCGCCGTTTACAGGAGGCGGCCGGACGTTAGGGCGATAGCGCACCTCCATCCCCCCCACGCGATAGCGGCCACCGCCCTAATCGAGTGGGAACTGCCGATAATGACCCCCGAGGCGGAGATATACCTGAAGAGAATCCCGATAGCCCCGTTCAGACCTGCTGGAACTCAGGAGCTGGCCGACGTCGTGGCAGACGCGATACTCCAGTCCGATGCAGTCTTGATGGAGAGGCACGGCATAGTGACCGTTGGGAGGACTCTGAGGGAGGCATTCTACAAGGCAGAACTCGTGGAGGAGAGTGCAAAGCTCTGGCACCTTACCAGAAAATAGCCGCTTCTTTTTATTCACAAGAAAGCGCAGGAAATGAGCGTAAAAAGAAAACGCTCACTTGACCTGCTCAAGGGCACCGAGGACTTCCCAGATGATCGTCCTCGTGTGCATCGGCATGTTCGGGTCCTCGCTTATCTCCTCAAGGATAGCTATCGCATCGGCCGCCCTGACGGCGGGTTCCTTGCTCTCGTCGAGGAGGGCCTCGATGGCCTGCTCGGCGGCGCGCCTTATGTTCCTTGGAACAACGGTGTCCTGGACGACCTGCTCCTTGAGAACCTGCACGATCTGGCCGATGAGCTCGCTCATTCTATCACCCCCTTTTCTAAAGAATTGTTACTAAAACCTTCCCGGATTATCTTAATCTCTCTTAACTAAAAAGCTTTTCGGTCAACGTCGAAACCGAAGAAAGGGGAAGAGTCCAGACTAGAACTCCACACCCCTCCTCGCGAGGATTCCCCTCCGGTACGGGTGCTTTACCTCCCTCATCTCGGTGACGTAGTCGGCAAGCTCAAACAGCTCCTCCGGACAGTAGCGGCCGGTCAGAACGAGCTCGGTGTGGGGCGCTTTGCTCTTGATGAGCCCCTTGACCTCATCAACATCGAGCATGCCGAAGCCGAGGGCGACGCATATCTCGTCGAGTATCACCAGATCCCATTCGCTGCTTGAGACTACCTCTTTAGCGCGCTGAAGGGCCTTCTTGGCGGCCGCTATGTCGTCGGGCTCGGGCTTTCCGTGGACGAACTTGGGCAAACCGAAGGACTCTATAACGGCACCGCACTCCCTTATCTTCTTCTGCTCGCCGTAGACGTCCGGCGCCTTCATGAACTGGAGGACGATGACCCTTCCGCCGGAGCCGAGCATTCTCACCGCGAGGCCAAGAGCAGCGGTCGTCTTTCCCTTTCCGTTCCCCGTGTAGATGTGGACGAGGCCGAGTTTTTCTTTCCAGGGCATGTTGGCTTCACCGGGTGGATATAATCGCCAGGGTTTTTAGGGGTTTGGAATGGATTGAGTTGTGAGGGGGAACAAGTCTGGCATGAGTTAACCAAAACCTGAGGGGAAGTCCAAAAACGCCCAAAGGCACGGAAAACACAATTGTTGGTCGCATTAGAAAAGTGTCTAAGGCAAGTACACAGGGAATAGCTGATTAGAATTGCTTAAACGGCATTAATCGGGACTAAACTAATTCCAGCCAAGTGAAGTCCCGTCATCAGTGATGGGCCCTTCACCCAGTTAAAGTCCCCTGAACCTTCCCAGACCCCGGTTTGCTCTTGTGGTTCGTTGCCTCTGGTTGTTATCATGATAACAATACACTCTTTCTCTGCCTTTTTTGTTATCATGATAACGCAAAGCGATGTAATCGCCATGGTTTTTAGGGGGTCGGATGAAAGTTATAAAAACCTGTTCAAACTACAACAATGGAGGAACGAATATGAGAGAAGTTCCGTTCGAGGAATATCTGGAATTCATAAAAAAGCACGATCACGTCATTATAGAGAATCAAAGAATAGAGATTGGAAAACCCATCCCAATCAAAACATTTCAGCCTCAGAACTTCAAGCTTGAAACAACGACCGTATGGAGCTTCCCCGAACGTGGAAAATGGGCAACCCATTATGCAAATGCAAAATACAGAGGAAATTGGGCCCCCCAAGTTCCACGAAATCTGATATTACAGTATACAAAGCCGGGGGATACTGTTCTAGATGCATTCTTAGGAAGCGGAACAACGCTGATAGAGTGCAAACTCCTAGGACGACACGGGATCGGGGTCGACATAAACTATGAGGCTCTAATGGTAGCATGGGATAGATTGAATTTCGAGTATGACCCCCGTAAGGATGGGCAGCCCACGTTAAGCTCATACCTCGGACTAAAAGAGAGTATTGAGTGGGTGGAACCTCAAATTCGCCTTTATCATGGTGACGCAAGAAAATTAGACAAAATTGAAGACGAGAGCATAGATCTAATAGCTACTCATCCACCCTATGCTAACATCATAGGGTATACAAAAAGAGCACGTTCTCCTGTGAATGGAGATCTGTCCAACGTTAACTCAATAGATGAGTTTATTTCAGAAATGAAAAAAGTTGCGGAGGAGTTCTATAGGGTGCTCAAACCTGGAAAATATGCTGCGATCCTAATGGGAGACACTAGACGGCATAGGCATTACGTTCCTATAGCCTTCAGGGTCATGAAAGTGTTTTTGGAAG contains:
- the cobO gene encoding cob(I)yrinic acid a,c-diamide adenosyltransferase; its protein translation is MPWKEKLGLVHIYTGNGKGKTTAALGLAVRMLGSGGRVIVLQFMKAPDVYGEQKKIRECGAVIESFGLPKFVHGKPEPDDIAAAKKALQRAKEVVSSSEWDLVILDEICVALGFGMLDVDEVKGLIKSKAPHTELVLTGRYCPEELFELADYVTEMREVKHPYRRGILARRGVEF
- a CDS encoding DNA methyltransferase; this translates as MKVIKTCSNYNNGGTNMREVPFEEYLEFIKKHDHVIIENQRIEIGKPIPIKTFQPQNFKLETTTVWSFPERGKWATHYANAKYRGNWAPQVPRNLILQYTKPGDTVLDAFLGSGTTLIECKLLGRHGIGVDINYEALMVAWDRLNFEYDPRKDGQPTLSSYLGLKESIEWVEPQIRLYHGDARKLDKIEDESIDLIATHPPYANIIGYTKRARSPVNGDLSNVNSIDEFISEMKKVAEEFYRVLKPGKYAAILMGDTRRHRHYVPIAFRVMKVFLEAGFILKEDIIKVQHHMRGTEPWKTRKRDFYLIAHEHLFVFRKSGEEEKTEKFRESRVV